The genomic segment GCCTTGAGACAGGTCGTTTTGCCCGCGCCGTTCGGCCCGATCAATCCGAGCAGGTGCCCGGCCGAAAGTTGGAGTGAAAAATCCGAGAGCGCCGTGAAGCGGCCGTAGTCGACGCGCAGGCGTTGGGCATCCAGAACAATGGTCATGCGAGGGTCCGTATCCGTTCCTGCGGTGAACGTCGGGTCGCCGTGGCGTGTCGGAGCCAAAGGCCTGCTTCTACCCTGACGATACCGCCGTTCAGCCGCAAATTCGAGTCGACTGCGTCAGCAACGTGGGATGGCCGCTTTTCACAGCGTTTCTCCACCCGCCGAGACGCGGATTTGACAGACAATTGAAAATAAAGCTAGAATCCACCGGCAATTAGCTTCACGGGATCATCGCCGCGATCCAGCCGAAATCACCTGCGATCTGCAACGATTGAAAGGGCGACCGCCTTACCATGGAATCGTATTCGTACTGGCATTACCTGCTTCTCTTTACGCACCTGTTCGTATGTCTGGCGCTGGCGGCCTACGGCATTCATCGCTATTCGCTGGTGTACCTCTACTACAAGTACCGGCGCAATTCGCCCCGTGCGAAGGCCTGCTTCCGGGAGAAACCGTTCGTCACCATCCAACTCCCGATGTTTAACGAGCAGTACGTCGCCCAGCGGGTCATCGAGGCGGCTTGTCACATCAAGTGGCCGCGCGATCGCCTGGAGATTCAGGTGCTGGACGACTCGACCGACGAGACGGTGGAGATCGCCCGCTCGACGTGCGAACGAATGGTCGCGCAGGGTTGCCCGGTGACCTTCATCCACCGCGACAACCGCGAGGGGTTCAAGGCCGGCGCGCTGGCCAACGGGCTGAAATCGGCGCGTGGTGATTTCATCGTCATCTTCGACGCGGACTTCATTCCGCCGGAAGACATTCTTGACCATCTGATCGATCACTTTGTCGACGACAAGGTTGGCATGGTTCAGGCGCGGTGGGAGCACATCAACCGCGAGCAATCCCTCCTGACCAAGACGCAGGCGATCCTGCTCGACGGGCACTTTGTCATCGAGCACACGGCGCGGCATCGCTCCGGCCGATTCATGAGCTTCAACGGCACGGCCGGCGCGTGGCGGCGAAGCTGCATCGACGACGCCGGCGGCTGGCAGCACGACACCCTGACCGAGGATCTCGACCTGTCCTATCGCGCCCAGATGCGCGGCTGGAAGTTCATCTATCTGCCCGACGTCGTCAGCCCGGCCGAGCTGCCGCCCGAGATGAACGCCTTCAAGAGTCAGCAGCATCGCTGGGCCAAGGGCGGCGCGCAGACCTGCCGCAAGTTGCTGCCGGCCATTCTCCGTTCGCGCCTGCCGTGGCGGATCAAGCTGGAGGCGTTTTTCCACCTGACCAGTTGCGTCAGTTACTTTTTGATTGTCATCCTTGTGGTGCTGCTGCTGCCCGTGCTGCATCTGAAGTTGCACATTTTCTCCAACAACGCGGCGCTGCGGGCGATCTTTGACATTTCACTCGTGTTGATCGCCACCTGCTCGGCCAGCACGTTTTATGTCGCCTGTCAACGCGAGTTGTTCCGAAGCTGGGCC from the Planctomycetia bacterium genome contains:
- a CDS encoding glycosyltransferase — encoded protein: MESYSYWHYLLLFTHLFVCLALAAYGIHRYSLVYLYYKYRRNSPRAKACFREKPFVTIQLPMFNEQYVAQRVIEAACHIKWPRDRLEIQVLDDSTDETVEIARSTCERMVAQGCPVTFIHRDNREGFKAGALANGLKSARGDFIVIFDADFIPPEDILDHLIDHFVDDKVGMVQARWEHINREQSLLTKTQAILLDGHFVIEHTARHRSGRFMSFNGTAGAWRRSCIDDAGGWQHDTLTEDLDLSYRAQMRGWKFIYLPDVVSPAELPPEMNAFKSQQHRWAKGGAQTCRKLLPAILRSRLPWRIKLEAFFHLTSCVSYFLIVILVVLLLPVLHLKLHIFSNNAALRAIFDISLVLIATCSASTFYVACQRELFRSWADSLKYLPFLMSLGVGVSLNNARAALEGFFGKAGEFVRTPKFGVAGREDKELARKAARHRLDPKRVQAWCELFIGLYLATCVAYCLMHKFWIGTFFICLFMIGYLYVAMLTLHGQFVTARAANQSDTSAADAALSGQPPRPSHSYSARAFAPVRTRE